The Perca flavescens isolate YP-PL-M2 chromosome 8, PFLA_1.0, whole genome shotgun sequence DNA window TTGAGTGGGCCTACACATTGTAAATGTTTCCCAGATGCTTGTTGTTGCGCAATGTATCATGTGTTTCCCCCTGTAGTTACATACAGATCTTGACATGTTTATTTCAGCTCGAGCGTAGCTTCCCTCTGACGTCTCATCTGTTGGCAAGTGGTCAGATATGTGCTGTATGTGCTCGTGAATTTCAGAGCTCAGATTACTCTGCAGTGGAGGACCAGCAAGCGGGCACAAATATGAAGGAGAAGAGTGGAGTTTTTCTGGCGTGGAAAGTGTTGCTGGTGGGGATGTGTGCGCTGCTGCTCCTGAGCTCGGCAGGTTTACTCTTCCTGCTGGTTCGACAGAAAGAGCTGACGGAGCAGCTGGTCAGGTTGGATGCCCAGATGCAGGTGCTGTCCCAGAGCTGCAGGCTGCAGACAGGAGTCCTGGCCGTGGAGCCCACAGAAGCTGCAGAGCTGAAGAAGCTCCAACGCAGCAGAAGAAACCAGGAGGGAGAAGCAACGCAAAGCCAAGACGAGAAGGAAATGCTGATGCTGATGACGTACTCCATGGTTCCTGTAAGACACCTTAATGCTTTCATGTGGGCTCTTTATAAGAAACTGTGCATATCACAGACTGTTTACTGTACTTCTGTAACAAATCATTATGTTATTATGAGACAGAACAGGGGAGAAATCAACAACTCTTTGCTGTCATCTTAAATAGACATGTCCTCTCTTTTCCCTTTTGGGATAAGAAGCATTTCCGTGTAATGCAAAGAATCCAAACGTCTGTTGCAGACATCTGGTTTACCACTGAGTGTTTTCTGGATAAATACTTTGAGCAGGGGAGTGTGACTGCTCCTCCCTCAAGTGTAGTCACATCTGGTGAGAACTGGCCTTTCTCCAGAGGGCAGTACTGTATTTTTTGACATCACATTTATCTGTGATACACAAGTATTTTACCAAAATAAAGTCTAGTTTTATTATTGGCCTCATTGATAAAAAATCCCCAATAatatgtagggctgcaactaatgcttattttcattttaactttaATCTTCTTTAGTCTTCTGATTGATTGTTTTAGcaatgaaatgtcagaaaatagtgaaaaatgtttgATGCAAGTTCCCAGAGCACAAGATGATGTCTTTTTAGACTGCTCGTTTGTCCCATAAAACGTCCAAAATCGGAAGCTATTCAATCTACCATTGTAGAAGactaagaaaagcagcaaacattcacaCCTAAGAACAAGTGAatttttggcttaaaaaaatgacatgagCGATTAATCAATTTTCACAGTTATTTCCAGTTAATATTGTGTcaacaatcaattaatcaaataatattTTCAGTGCTAATAATGGGAATAAtgtgaaattaaaataattgtaatcTCCAAATCCTTGAGAACAAATGACACTGTTGCAGTTGATAAGATGGCTCACAAGAAAAGCAAAGGTGTTTGTATCCAAGTGATTTAAAAACCAAAATATGTAACGTTAGAAAGCTTCCAGATACAATCAAcactgacacattttttttcttctgttttctttatttcagATCAAAGCCTTTATAGAGCTGTGTAATAGCTCCAGAAGAGTTTGTTTAACAGGTTCTCTTCAGAAATATTCTTAATTCCAGTGCTGTGGTTTTTATGGTTATTGGTGCTTTTGCTGTAAGTCTATTTGATTTGtgtaaaatatttatatttttttcccacagGCCCACCTGGACCACCAGGTAAAAACAGGCACTTTGATTAACTGCATCAGTTACTTAAACTAAGCTGAATTTGTTACTACAGTCTCAGTATTTGCTATTTGTTAGGTTTGCCTGGTAGAGCTGGTTCACCAGGACCACAGGGTGTGCCCGGGCCGCAggggagaaaaagaggaagaagaggtgaGAGATCTGTTGTGTCAAAGAATTCTAAAAAGACTAAAACCCTCTTTATGAGCTGCGCACcagaacaaacaaataaactcaGAACAGAAGTCAGTCACAAGTTTCAAACAATCTTCCATTGTTCAGCCATGGTTACTTACTGTAACATGAGAATCCCACTCACTGTCTACAAGAGACTTTGTCTGTCGCTGCCACATTAGCAATGCATGGGAGATTGCTTCAGTTGAAAAAGGTTGGCTGGGCTGGTTACACCTGAATGCTGGTTTCAGTGATTCTTACTGTAATGGCATCCCAGAGAAAATAGTTAATGTGTAAAACAAATCTAAGATTGTCTGTTTACAGGTTTACAGTCCTACAGTTAAAACATGATCATCCTGCTGTTTTGTAGTTTCCATTTTCAACTTTAGTGGTTTAAACTAATGACCTGTCACTGACTAGGACCCCCTGGTGAAAAAGGAGAACCAGGACCTAAAGGAGACCCTGGGCCTCCCGGACTGAAAGGTGAGAATGACATTCTCATTGAGGGTGAGAGAGGACGACATATTTAAACCTGACATGAATAATGTGATTGACAGAGAGGGAGTCAGTCAGGCTAAAGATGAAAGAAGAAGCTGTCACCTCATtctatgttattttgtgagtttcttagatagatagatagatagatagatatagtagatagatagatatagtagatagatagatagatagatagatagatagatagatagatagatagatagatagatagatagatagatagatagatagatagatagatagatagatagatagatagatagatagatagatagatagatagatagatagatagatagatagatagatagatagatagatagatagatagatagatagagtttTATTGATTCCAAAACAATggtgcagcagcaaaatatcagacacacagcacacatacagaatatacaagaaataTTATATgataaatagaatagaatatactTTAAGGACAAACTTGAGGCTTGATGTTAAGTTTCACTACTTGTGAGGTTTCAAGAATATCAAGATGGCcactgtgttttatttaacaCCTTATCTTGTTGTGGGTTGTAATAGACAAATGGCAACTTTTGTGAACTAACATTATTTTTggtaaaattaattattttctaaCTCCAGTTAGTgctttcctgtttttttattttactgttgtcGTGAAAAGCCTATATCATTGACCAACAGTATTGTTTATTAGGTCAGTTTTACATTTCTGACTTGGAGCTATTAATATTTGCAGGTCCTCCTGGTCGGAGGGGTCCACCAGGTCCAGCAGGCCCACCTGGTCCAATCTGCCCTGCTTGTTATTCTAATGAAGTGAGAAACAAGACCATCGGAGAACACATCTATCAAACCAACATGCTGATGGGTTAGAAGAACATCTCCACAGAATCATTAAGCAATAAACCagcatgttttattttcacacCCTAAAGCTTTTGACAGAAATGACACCAAGGcctaattgaaaaataaaaattattcaAATGATACCCCAAAATCAACTCTTTGAACTTGTCAGTTTAaagttttaaagtttaatcCTTCATGTAGATTAGTGGTGGTGCCACAAAGTAACAAAACATCCATAGAAACTTCTCTAACCACACCATGGTCAGTGGTCAGTGGCTCACTATGAGAATCCATGGTAACCAAATTAAACTGACCATATGGTTGTATTTTAGAGATAATAAATCAAAGGTCACCCTCCCCTAGACAGAATTATGACCAGACAAGACAgtccattttttgtttttcattttgtttattcacttacatgtttaatgtttaaatctgtacattttattcccCAACATGAAGGtctaaatctaaaataaatCTGGCACCTCCACACTGCCAGAAATATAATTCTGGCtgggaaattaaataaataaaattaatcaTATATTTATTGGCCTAAAAGTCTAATCTAAAATATAttgtgtctgaaaatactgaCAAAAAAACCCTATAAAATATGCACCAAGTGTTATATATGCTATGCTCCATGAAGGACAAAACCACACAGTACTGCCACCTTTTCAAGTCTACATGGGGGGAAATATTTCAGCATAAAGTGTAATATTTTGATAGTTGATTATTGTTTTTAGGAAAAGTTTACAAAAGTTAACTTTCCTTTTTTACtcttattttacatatttagaTTCATCTCCTTCCCTGACCGATGTAGAAAACAGCAGCTCAACAATCAAACAGACTGGTTGGAATAAATtcagtatttatatatagtgCACAATTACATACATTAATTATTTAGATGGTAGGCTGTTTGTGACTTAGGGCTTCAACTTCCAGTTTAATGTTATATGCTATCTAATAGTACATGATGTCTTTATTTCCACAGAATCACCAACACCACACCCAGCTGATGAGGGCAGAGATGTATTGAATGTTACTGATTCTGAAAAACCTCGAGACACAAGTACGGACTCTGGTGAGCAGCCGTGACAGGAAAACTTCACAGTCAGGCCTGACAACATGTTCAaccttttatacttttttattttcttttctagAGTCAGTAGTTCATCCAGAGTACAGCTACGACGCCTTAAATGATACCAACACAGAGAATGTCACAGAGGCACCAGTTCGATTATTAACAGGtattgacttcttttttttttttttttttttattcaaagtaaaagtctAATTAAAGGGGCTGCCCTACCACATCGTTAGTGTTTGTAAACGTTACATAATGTTTCATTCTACAGCCCCAATTTCTCCAGACCAAAACAATGACGCCATCAATGGAAACGCAAACATTAATGATACAACCGTGCAAAGTGGTAAGACACTATCatattgtatgtactgtattgaCCAATTCACATGTATGTTTAGTTCAGTTAAGGCACAGATATAAAATCTAGTTAACAACCATTTTGAGTTGCAGGAAGACTTTATTTACTGATGTGAATTTATTCCACTGTTGTTTCAGGACAATCTTATACTGTACTtgtatattttttctattttgagttttattctattcttattttagtttttatatacctcttattatttattcttttacttTCTCTATTCATATTTACTATTGCTGTCTTTGTGCTGCTGTAACAACTGAGTTTCCTCTTATAAACTTATAAACTTGTTTAATATTAGGTTCAGTTTAAAAAGGTATGGTTATCCaaattctgttttattttctacAGAGTTAGTATCACCTCGTCCAGACTATATGCATGACACGTGGATTGAAACCAGCGCAGAGACTGTTACAGCGGCATCAATTCACTTATTAACAGGTAGGAGATACTGGGACTCATTCACAAAATCTTTGGACACGCAGATTTGATTCTTAACTTCACACTGTACTCATCTTATTCAATTTCCACAGTGTTACCAACACCACATCTAGCTCAAGAAGCCAgagatgtttttaatgttactcACTCTGAGAAACTTCGAGATACAGCTAAGGAATCTGGTAAGCAACCGTTTGAGTGGCTGAAAGACTTCATTATCAGACCTCTTTActgattttattgttttgtattgtttttcaacTCAATAGAAATTTCAGTACTCTTTGTAATCCCATAGCATTCTTAATATTAGAAAGGAATGTAAAAATATAACTCATGAAGTGAATTAGTACTCTCAAAATGAATGTTATGACATAAAGATTCAACAAATGGATTGTGTTTGCCAAGGATTTTGGCATGGTTATTTGTTTTGATATATTTCTTTAAATGCATGGGAGAggacaaattattattatgtttgtaTAAAATCTTGATCATGTCAGATTATATAACACTTAAAACCAAacgtttttctttatttactgTAAGTGGGAAGGAGAATAAATCATGTTTAGTCATGCAATCTCACTTCAACTATACAAAAACAAGTTTGATATTAAAAGTGGTGGAAGTATTTAGATCTTTTACTTGTCAAAAGTACCAATACAACCATGcaaaaatacaagtaaagcCTTGCATTCATAATCATTCTGGAGTTAAAGTACACAAGTATTATCATAAAGTATCTGCAGAAAAGTGTTCCCAGTGACTGTGATGTTAAATTCAATAACTTTCATTTCCTAGAGTCAGTATCATTTCACAAAGATGACAACCAAGACACCCTGAACAACACAATGAATGTTACAGATGGACCAATTCAATTATTATCAGGTAGGAAACACTCTGTTTTGAATTATGAGTAAAGCGAGTGACCATAACAtcaaaacattatatttaatgtTTGATTTCATTCAACAGCTCCACTTTCTGCGGACCATAATAGTGACGCTGTCAATAACAGTGGAACCGTTAGTGATACACCCATGAAAAGTGGTAAGAAACTGTCTATTTATAAACAGGCATAAGACCACAGTTACAGTTTGGTATGGTTAAAGTGAATATTACAGGTTTTATAATAGTTGTAGACTACTCACAATATCTCTCTTAAGATGAAAGAAATATGAAGAATGAAGAAATAGGATGttttaataaatgagaaaatgcgtcgttttttattattatttatttagacTCTTCATATTCACCCCGGAAAAATAACAAGCTAAATTTGACTAGCAACGAAATATGGACTAAAACCGGTGAGTAAACTGTGAATTTAAGCTTTGAATTACACGGcaatacattatattattatatgaaTTAATGATTTTTAGGATATGCTGTTTTTGAGTTAAGACTTaatgttttaataatatttaatatgtGTACCATCTCTTCAAGTTAAATCTAATCTTTCTTTTTGCAGAATCACCAACTCTCCATCCAGCTGACAACAACAGAGATGTGACTGACTCTGAGAAGCttctaaaaaacacaaaaatggaaGCTGGTAAACAACCGTTTTGAGCAGCAGGGAGACTGTAAAGACAAACTTTGActatatgaagaaaaaaaatatattaaacccaatacttttattttctagAGTCAGTATCATTTGATCAAGACAACAGCCATGGCACCTTGAACAATAACAAAAGAGAAACTGCTACAGAGGCCCCAATTAAATTATTAACAGGTAGGAAACACTCTGTTTGGAATTATGAGTAAAGTGAGTGACCATAActttaaaacattatatttattgtttcatttcattcaacAGCTCCACTTTCTGCGGACCAAAACAGTGGAACCATTAGTGTTACACCCATGAAAAGTGGTAAGAAACTGTCTATTGGTATTACTATTTGTTATCAGTATTGATCAATTCACACATCTAGTTTCAGTAgttgttttctcttctctcaAAATAGGGATATTTAATATGTGTACCATCTCTTCTAGTTGAATATCtaatctttctttcttcctgcaGAATCACCAACTTCACATCCAGCTGACAACAACAGAGATGTGACTGACTCTGAGAAGCTTCTAAACACAAATATGGAAGCTGGTAAAGTAAagccctgcattcaaaatcattcttaagttaaaggtcccatggcatgaaaatttcactttatgagttttttttttaacattaatatgagtgcccctagcctgcctatggtcccccagtggctagaaatggtgataagtgtaaaccgagccctgggtatcctgctctgcctttgagaaaatgaaagctcagatgggccgatctggaatcttccctttatgacgtcataaggggaaaggttacctcccttttctttgctttgcctgctgcccagagaatttggcccgcccatgaggaAATACAGCTACAACCATGGTCGCAAGCTGGTCaaagccacacccccaccctccaccttgccccaccTCTcgcctcctcaatagcatttaaagctacagacacagaaatggcacatcctaaggaaagctcattgtgggactggctctagtggctgcaattctgcaccaaggctgaatttcaggaaataaacttcagatacagtattaggggaccaaggtctatataaaagcatccaaaaagcagcatgtcataggacctttaaagtacagaagtattaccAGAAAATTTAAATACAGTATCTGCAGAAAAGTGTTCCCAGTGACTGTGATGTTAAATTCAATAACTTTTATTTCCTAGAGCCAGTTTCATTTCATAAAGATGACAGCCAAGACACCCTGAACAACACAATGAATGTTACAGATGGACCAATTCAATTATTCACAGGTAGGAAACACTATGTAATTATGAGTAAAGTGAGTGAACATAACTTTAAAACCTTATATTCaatgtttcatttcattcaacAGCTCCACTTTCTGCGGACCAAAACGATGACGCTGTCAATAACAGTGGAACCATTAGTGATACACCCATGAAAAGTGGTAAGAAAATGTCTATTGGTATCACTATTTGTTATCAGTATTGATCAATTCACAAATTTAGTTTCAGTAGTTGTTTTCTCttatacatatttaaatatttaatatgtGTACCATCTCTTTTAGTTAaatatctaatctaatctttcTTTTTGCAGAATCACCAACTTCACATCCAGCTGACAACAACAGAGATGTGACTGACTCTGAGAAGCTTCTAAACACAAACATTGAAGCTGGTAAAGGACCATTTTGAGCAGCAGGGAGACTGTAAAGACAATATTTCACtatatgaaaaaaacatgttaaaccgaatacttttattttgtagagtCATTTCAAGACGACAGTCATGGCACACTGAACGATACCACAAGAGAAAATGCTACAGAGGCACCAATTAAGTTATTAACAAGTAGGAAACactctgaaatgaatgaaatgtaaaagtAACAATTACTTAAAAACATTTGCTTTTGTCTTTTGTATGATTTATAATGGTGCACTATAACACCATTATTGTCTTTAGGTATTTTTCTATATATGTTTACTGTCATGTTACAGCCTCCCTTTCTGTAGACCTGGAGAGGAACGCCTTTAACAATAGTGGAAACATTATCCATACACACATGAAAAGTGGTAAAAAGTGTTTTGTGTCCCATATTTGGTTTTAACATTAACTAAAAATTTGAAAAGATTTGAAAGATTTCGCTCTTATTTTCTCAAGGTCCAATTATGATCTTTAAAATGTTGATATAATTTAGTTATATTGGCTACAAACAGAATCCACTATCTTTTTCAAATTtgtaaaaatgtgaataaaccttttttctttttttatatttagactCACTCCACCCACTCCAGACCAACAACCAAATCAATGTGACAACCAATGAGAGGAGAAAAACTGGTcagaacattttgttaaatatgtatgttctctatctatctatctatctatctatctgtctgtctgtctgtctgtctgtctgtctgtctgtctgtctgataacTTATTCAAATACTGAAGTACATCTTTCATTTAGAGTGCAACATTAGAACTATTAAATGTCCGGAGAAAGCCATCAAAATGCAAAGCACATTCGGAGCCTGGATGTCCGATGCATCATGGCAGGATGAAGGCCGATACTGGTTGGCCGATCATTTTTCAGGTGATTGTTTTTACAGCAACCACAAATCTACAAGTAATTCATCACAGAGGTGAGTTGTGAGTTATTGTGGATTTAAACACTGAAACATTTCTTCCCTAGGTCGACATTTGGTAGAGCTCAGGAACATTTCGTCATTACAGGATTCaagcaacaaaaatattgatgTCAGGAGGTTCTTCCAGGGCTGTGGTCATGTTGTCTACAAACAGTCATTTTACTTTCACAATGCAGGAACAAACAGACTTATGAAGTAAGTGTTTGTGttaaacatgtactgtataagaCGTTGTCCCTGCCTTATCAACTTTTTATGTCTGTGTACTCTTCTTAACTTATCAATGATCAATATTTAACAGATTTGACCTGAACACCAGTAGAACAAACACCCTGATCATGGAAAACAGCAGATATCACCAACTGGCTTATCTTTTCCCCAACTCAAAGACGTATTTTAAGTTTGCTGTGGATGAAAACGGACTGTGGGTCATTTTTGCATCAAATACAGATAATGATACGATGGTTGCAAAGATTAACCCTGACACATTCATTGTGGAGTTAATCATTAACACTCGCTACCCTACAACTAAAGCAGGAAATGCTTTCATTGTATGTGGGGTGCTATATTTTACAGATGACAAAGACAGAAGAGTTACATATGCCTTTGATTTAAAGAAAGAGAGTCCTCTGGATGCAAGCTTTGATTTAAGGCCAGCTTACGGCATCTTGGCTATGCTGTCATATTATCCCAACAAAAAGCTTCTGTATATGTGGGATAGCATGAGTGtgaaaatctgcaaagtaaaATTCAAAACAACCTAGAAATAACCACAAACCTTGTAAAATTAGTAATAAAGTTATTCTTTAAATCTCAGTTGGCTAATGTGAATTTCTTGAAACACTGACCTGATTTTGACACAGGAGGAAGTTGCTGACAGAAGTTTACAGCAGTAGGTCACACTGGATATTGTTTACAATAAATATGTTGGTAAAATCAAAGATTACCGACAACTGATGTACATGTGTTGATTCCAAGAGACCACAATGCTGGATGTACGCAGCTGCATGACATGATGAATGGTCGTGGGGcaatttgaacatttttaatttagttaagTTTCACAGAGCTGCAACACTTATGAATAGTCTATTCATATTAGAGTTGTGACAAAATGTTTTACCCAAATTTGTCACAATATTCATTATTTAGATGGATTTTCATGTTCAAAGTACATATACAAAATATTTGTTTCCCAAATGTATTGTGTGATGCTGATTAACTGCACATCTTTTCATTGCTATTTGCACCATCTATTCTATTTAGCACTACTTATCATTAgtttatgttgttgttgctcTTGATCTGTCTGTACCTTGGCATTGTCATGATTTTACTATTTATAAATTTGTTGTGCttctattgttgtttttattaatgtgTGTAGGGTGTCCTTGGGTCTCCTGAAAGGTGCCAACAAATACAatgtattagtattattattattattattattattattattattattattaaagttaTGCCTGCAGAAAGGCCAAGGCTGGTTTACCAGCTGGGCAAAGCAGATAGGTCCTCTAACATTAACACACTTCTGTAGCTGTATTATCATCAAGTTGGAGACCGACTACAGTGTGTAAATGTTGTGTACACTTTGAAGCAGACATGGAGCAGACAATGTCCATCATCCTTCTGCTATAAAGTATAAGAACTTTATTCATCACATACACAgagtacaatgtagtgaaattgaattactgcatttaacccatcttaaagttttagtgtgtaactttttgatattaatgaacgtccattacatttaagccattgccaaatgagttgctataaagctaattaagacttttAATTAAGAattatcagctccacaaaactctctctgtatttatcagtatgactatgttcagaagattgtggcgtccggtgactttcccgcgcagaaactcgagtgaagataatgacctggggttggtgggggaggggggctaGCAccaaaggcttgtatcatgtggatgctccgacagtgttgttgtcattacttagaattcctcatgggggcggcggaaactatgcactatagctttaagaattaggagcagtggacagctatacaTACAGCATCCTCCACACAACCAATGAGCATCAGAAAGATAAGGTGCACTGAAATCTAACAGAGGATGCCTGTGTTtgcctgtgcttttcctactatgacaagtcaaaatgtctgctgtgaaaaaggtccacagcagacattttgacttgtcatagtataaagcacagctgaaattgataaccttaacaatggctcaattccatcaagtgtcccagtaagctatttcagtgagtcagcatgcacaataccagtgCAATGGAAGTTTCCTGTTGCAGCAGGGGAAGAGTTTTCAAAGTTTAGTAGCgtaaaacaaataagacagttgAAACTAAACCAAGtttaggtttttgtattttattaaaaatatataattgcaaatataggagcaacatgatttcacaaaaggcacaGCGGCCTAGTGTGGAGTCAGTccctcaaatgagtgaacagaacactaggcttatatacatcttcagagtgacagcacacacgcacttggcttattatgacgctacagtttttacaggcaatctgatacacatgaagacaatcaggaaacacacaagagacatctcggagccatctcacctcccctgtacgactttcaccccccccagttacatctcaaactggcatgggaaaactagagatagttttagggtgaccttgtagcccctatctgttctgacaaacagtgctcacattatgtttcagactggatgtctcacaaagttagaatcaaaatctacatgtgggaaatgagataaactctttcagcatttgtgagagaattaaagtacaaataaaacataaaaaatataaggaattatgcttaaatgtaattttacaccagggcctctcctaagtggaatgcagccatcattgatggttttgaatacacctgtgtttttcctactatgacatgtcaacatgtctgccgtgaaacaGGTCTATCTTTAAAGAGAAACCAGCCAGGATCAGAGAGACAACATAGCTCATATCTGGGGCTCTAAAGAAAATTATGCATTATGTTTCTTTATTTCAATTATTATGTGCAACTGTAAATGGAAAATTATGTCCAATGGCTGATAAGCCATGTTCATTTTCTAGATAATGTTGGTTTAAGAAGAGGGAATTATGACCAAAGATCACATAGGAAAGTGTGACTGATGGGACTGTTACATTTAACATGTTAAATAATCTGTCTagaactgttttttttcccctctct harbors:
- the LOC114560428 gene encoding uncharacterized protein LOC114560428 isoform X2, encoding MKEKSGVFLAWKVLLVGMCALLLLSSAGLLFLLVRQKELTEQLVRLDAQMQVLSQSCRLQTGVLAVEPTEAAELKKLQRSRRNQEGEATQSQDEKEMLMLMTYSMVPIKAFIELCNSSRRVCLTGPPGPPGLPGRAGSPGPQGVPGPQGRKRGRRGPPGEKGEPGPKGDPGPPGLKGPPGRRGPPGPAGPPGPICPACYSNEVRNKTIGEHIYQTNMLMESPTPHPADEGRDVLNVTDSEKPRDTSTDSESVVHPEYSYDALNDTNTENVTEAPVRLLTAPISPDQNNDAINGNANINDTTVQSELVSPRPDYMHDTWIETSAETVTAASIHLLTVLPTPHLAQEARDVFNVTHSEKLRDTAKESESVSFHKDDNQDTLNNTMNVTDGPIQLLSAPLSADHNSDAVNNSGTVSDTPMKSDSSYSPRKNNKLNLTSNEIWTKTESPTLHPADNNRDVTDSEKLLKNTKMEAESVSFDQDNSHGTLNNNKRETATEAPIKLLTAPLSADQNSGTISVTPMKSESPTSHPADNNRDVTDSEKLLNTNMEAEPVSFHKDDSQDTLNNTMNVTDGPIQLFTAPLSADQNDDAVNNSGTISDTPMKSESPTSHPADNNRDVTDSEKLLNTNIEAESFQDDSHGTLNDTTRENATEAPIKLLTNSLHPLQTNNQINVTTNERRKTECNIRTIKCPEKAIKMQSTFGAWMSDASWQDEGRYWLADHFSGRHLVELRNISSLQDSSNKNIDVRRFFQGCGHVVYKQSFYFHNAGTNRLMKFDLNTSRTNTLIMENSRYHQLAYLFPNSKTYFKFAVDENGLWVIFASNTDNDTMVAKINPDTFIVELIINTRYPTTKAGNAFIVCGVLYFTDDKDRRVTYAFDLKKESPLDASFDLRPAYGILAMLSYYPNKKLLYMWDSMSVKICKVKFKTT
- the LOC114560428 gene encoding uncharacterized protein LOC114560428 isoform X1, with translation MKEKSGVFLAWKVLLVGMCALLLLSSAGLLFLLVRQKELTEQLVRLDAQMQVLSQSCRLQTGVLAVEPTEAAELKKLQRSRRNQEGEATQSQDEKEMLMLMTYSMVPIKAFIELCNSSRRVCLTGPPGPPGLPGRAGSPGPQGVPGPQGRKRGRRGPPGEKGEPGPKGDPGPPGLKGPPGRRGPPGPAGPPGPICPACYSNEVRNKTIGEHIYQTNMLMDSSPSLTDVENSSSTIKQTESPTPHPADEGRDVLNVTDSEKPRDTSTDSESVVHPEYSYDALNDTNTENVTEAPVRLLTAPISPDQNNDAINGNANINDTTVQSELVSPRPDYMHDTWIETSAETVTAASIHLLTVLPTPHLAQEARDVFNVTHSEKLRDTAKESESVSFHKDDNQDTLNNTMNVTDGPIQLLSAPLSADHNSDAVNNSGTVSDTPMKSDSSYSPRKNNKLNLTSNEIWTKTESPTLHPADNNRDVTDSEKLLKNTKMEAESVSFDQDNSHGTLNNNKRETATEAPIKLLTAPLSADQNSGTISVTPMKSESPTSHPADNNRDVTDSEKLLNTNMEAEPVSFHKDDSQDTLNNTMNVTDGPIQLFTAPLSADQNDDAVNNSGTISDTPMKSESPTSHPADNNRDVTDSEKLLNTNIEAESFQDDSHGTLNDTTRENATEAPIKLLTNSLHPLQTNNQINVTTNERRKTECNIRTIKCPEKAIKMQSTFGAWMSDASWQDEGRYWLADHFSGRHLVELRNISSLQDSSNKNIDVRRFFQGCGHVVYKQSFYFHNAGTNRLMKFDLNTSRTNTLIMENSRYHQLAYLFPNSKTYFKFAVDENGLWVIFASNTDNDTMVAKINPDTFIVELIINTRYPTTKAGNAFIVCGVLYFTDDKDRRVTYAFDLKKESPLDASFDLRPAYGILAMLSYYPNKKLLYMWDSMSVKICKVKFKTT
- the LOC114560428 gene encoding uncharacterized protein LOC114560428 isoform X3 — protein: MKEKSGVFLAWKVLLVGMCALLLLSSAGLLFLLVRQKELTEQLVRLDAQMQVLSQSCRLQTGVLAVEPTEAAELKKLQRSRRNQEGEATQSQDEKEMLMLMTYSMVPIKAFIELCNSSRRVCLTGPPGPPGLPGRAGSPGPQGVPGPQGRKRGRRGPPGEKGEPGPKGDPGPPGLKGPPGRRGPPGPAGPPGPICPACYSNEVRNKTIGEHIYQTNMLMDSSPSLTDVENSSSTIKQTESPTPHPADEGRDVLNVTDSEKPRDTSTDSESVVHPEYSYDALNDTNTENVTEAPVRLLTAPISPDQNNDAINGNANINDTTVQSELVSPRPDYMHDTWIETSAETVTAASIHLLTVLPTPHLAQEARDVFNVTHSEKLRDTAKESESVSFHKDDNQDTLNNTMNVTDGPIQLLSAPLSADHNSDAVNNSGTVSDTPMKSDSSYSPRKNNKLNLTSNEIWTKTESPTLHPADNNRDVTDSEKLLKNTKMEAESVSFDQDNSHGTLNNNKRETATEAPIKLLTAPLSADQNSGTISVTPMKSESPTSHPADNNRDVTDSEKLLNTNMEAEPVSFHKDDSQDTLNNTMNVTDGPIQLFTAPLSADQNDDAVNNSGTISDTPMKSESPTSHPADNNRDVTDSEKLLNTNIEADSLHPLQTNNQINVTTNERRKTECNIRTIKCPEKAIKMQSTFGAWMSDASWQDEGRYWLADHFSGRHLVELRNISSLQDSSNKNIDVRRFFQGCGHVVYKQSFYFHNAGTNRLMKFDLNTSRTNTLIMENSRYHQLAYLFPNSKTYFKFAVDENGLWVIFASNTDNDTMVAKINPDTFIVELIINTRYPTTKAGNAFIVCGVLYFTDDKDRRVTYAFDLKKESPLDASFDLRPAYGILAMLSYYPNKKLLYMWDSMSVKICKVKFKTT